Proteins from a single region of Rhea pennata isolate bPtePen1 chromosome 4, bPtePen1.pri, whole genome shotgun sequence:
- the LOC134140276 gene encoding transmembrane protease serine 11E-like: MKPMEPWKIAVITLSVVLGLALVIGLITYYLCSDEDRYYNTTFKISNVDYDPYYRRQTTEQFRHLSEEIETMMSRIFKESFLSRRYITSHVVSLSPDPGGVLAYVVLVFKFASADNEAATWGHINRVLRKGLKASVTFLEVDLSTLRLTELNKEKGENLLNNCCGIRRQMTSFSGVERIAGGQLARDGEWPWQASIQLDGIHRCGASVISNTWLLTAAHCFRGGKDPRRWTASFGTLLRPPKQKKFVRNIIIHEEYNDRLHNHEYDVAVVELATPIRFTSDVHSVCLPEASHVFPDNTTCFVTGWGALRNDGYSVNQLRQAEVKIISTRICNLRQVYHGMITPGMLCAGYLEGQVDACQGDSGGPLVNANSRGIWYLVGIVSWGDECGKVNKPGVYTRVTYYRDWIASKTNI; the protein is encoded by the exons ATGAAGCCCATGGAGCCGTGGAAGATAGCAGTCATCACTTTGTCAGTGGTGTTGGGTTTGGCCCTTGTCATTGGCTTGATCACATATTATTTGTGCAGTG aTGAGGACCGATATTACAACACAACTTTCAAAATCTCCAATGTCGACTATGACCCTTACTACCGGAGGCAAACCACTGAACAGTTCAGGCACCTGAGTGAAGAGATTGAAACAATG ATGTCCAGAATATTTAAGGAGTCCTTTTTGAGCAGAAGATATATCACGTCCCATGTTGTCAGTCTAAG CCCAGATCCTGGTGGAGTGCTTGCATATGTCGTTCTGGTATTTAAATTTGCCTCAGCTGATAATGAAGCAGCAACCTGGGGTCACATCAACAGAGTGTTACGCAAAGGGCTGAAAGCAAGCGTCACATTCTTGGAAGTTGACCTGTCTACCCTTAGACTCACAG agctgaacaaggaaaagggagaaaaccTTTTAAACAACT GCTGTGGGATAAGGAGGCAGATGACCTCCTTTTCGGGAGTGGAGCGAATAGCTGGTGGGCAGCTTGCACGGGATGGGGAATGGCCCTGGCAGGCCAGTATTCAGCTTGACGGGATTCATCGCTGTGGTGCGTCGGTGATCAGTAATACATGGCTTCTGACTGCAGCCCACTGCTTCAGAGG aggaaaagacCCTCGGAGGTGGACTGCCAGCTTTGGGACTCTGCTGAGAcctccaaaacaaaagaaatttgtcCGAAACATTATCATTCATGAAGAATACAATGACCGTCTCCATAACCATGAATATGATGTGGCTGTTGTGGAGCTTGCCACCCCTATCAGGTTCACGAGTGATGTTCACAGCGTCTGTCTTCCAGAAGCATCTCATGTCTTCCCAGACAACACCACCTGTTTTGTCACAGGTTGGGGAGCTCTGAGGAATGATG GCTATAGTGTTAATCAACTTCGACAAGCAGAAGTGAAAATTATAAGCACCAGAATTTGTAATTTGAGACAAGTGTACCACGGAATGATAACACCTGGAATGCTGTGTGCAGGATACTTAGAGGGGCAGGTGGATGCCTGCCAG GGTGACTCTGGTGGACCACTGGTGAACGCAAACTCCAGAGGAATTTGGTATCTTGTGGGAATAGTGAGCTGGGGAGATGAATGTGGCAAGGTGAATAAACCAGGAGTATACACACGAGTGACTTACTATCGAGACTGGATCGCCTCCAAAACGAACATCTGA